TGAAATTAGATGATTTGAGACATATATTCCTAAAGTAATTACTACAATTTGAATAAAGCCCATAGAAAGAGGGGTATATAAGGGTAGAGGGCTTACTAATACTGCGGCGAAAATGGCTATCATATTATCAACACCGAGGGCTAATCCCAGAAGTATTGCCTCTAGCGGGCTAATGGTTTGGGAATGATCAACGTCAGCAGATTCTGGCTTATTTATGATCGTAATCAATAATTGGCTGGCCGAGTAAGGTTTAGAATCTGAAGTCACTATTGCCTCTAATGGGTGATCCTTATTAATTGCCCTAAGATACTCTTGAATCATACTATACAACCCCATGGTAGTAAGCAAAAACGCGCCTACTATTATTGCAAGTTTTGTATTGATATATGCTCCTAATAGATAAGCAGTCCCCATGGCAAACCCTGTGCAAAGAGTAGTTGCTATTCCGATAATAAAGAGTGAAATATTTGGTATAATGATTTTTTTTAGCCCATAAGCAATACCAGCAACGAATCCATCAATACTTACGGCAAAGCCTAATAGTAATACATAACATAAGGTCATTATCTAGCCTCCTATGGTAGGGTTATAGAGTAGTCTGAAATAATATATGGCAGAGGCTAATTTTTGGTGACGATATATAGTTGTTTTGCTTGCCTAAGGATTTAAGAGGATTTTAGATGGAATCCGCACATATAACACTTTCTAATTTCAATAAAGAAAACATGGGTTTGGCGCAAGCCAAGTTTTCTTTATCCGATGACTAAACCGCTCTAAGACTCCCATCTTTATCTCGTTAACAGTCTGTAATATCCTGCCCTCTGGTTAGGATAACAGTCTGTAAAACTCGAAGTAAGTTCGCTCTAAGGATTTTTCGAATCCAAGGCTCACTTATATAAGTGGGAGTTAAGAGCGGCTAAGTCCCTGGATAAGTGCGACTAAGATTCAGATAGAGTTAAAACTCCATCTGAATCAAGTCTTCTTTATATATAGGAAAATTTATGTTATAATAAGTAATTGGAATTAAATGATATATGTATTGTAGTCATCTGCTTTTAAAGTATTATGGCTCTATATTATGAATGAAAGATTATTTTAGGGATTATCACAATTAAAATTGTGTTTGAGGTGAGAGTGTGGATTTTGGTTTAGGTAAAGTATTAGCCCGTAGTATAGAACAAGAAATGAAGAGTTCTTATATTGATTATGCCATGAGTGTTATTACCATGCGAGCGTTGCCTGATGTTCGTGATGGTCTAAAACCCGTACATCGTCGCATTTTATACGCCATGCATGAAGCTGGAATGGCCGCCAACAAACCTTATAAAAAATCGGCACGTATTGTCGGTGAAGTACTAGGTAAATACCATCCTCATGGTGATACTTCTGTGTATGATGCCATTGTACGTTTGGCTCAAGATTTCTCTACCCGCTATTTAATGGTAGATGGCCATGGTAACTTTGGTTCCGTGGATGGTGACTCGGCTGCTGCTATGCGTTATACAGAGGTTAGGATGTCTCGCATTGCGGAAGCAATGGTATCGGATATTGAAAAAGATACTGTAGATTTCACACCTAACTATGATGAATCATTACAAGAACCAACGGTATTACCTGCTAAGGTTCCCAACCTTTTAGTAAACGGTTCTTCTGGTATTGCAGTAGGTATGGCTACTAACATTCCTCCTCATAATTTA
The sequence above is a segment of the Pelosinus sp. IPA-1 genome. Coding sequences within it:
- a CDS encoding manganese efflux pump, whose protein sequence is MTLCYVLLLGFAVSIDGFVAGIAYGLKKIIIPNISLFIIGIATTLCTGFAMGTAYLLGAYINTKLAIIVGAFLLTTMGLYSMIQEYLRAINKDHPLEAIVTSDSKPYSASQLLITIINKPESADVDHSQTISPLEAILLGLALGVDNMIAIFAAVLVSPLPLYTPLSMGFIQIVVITLGIYVSNHLISDQLKKRIPYLSGFILILLGLIRLL